The genomic segment GTCCGATGAGAACGGCCGGCTGCAGAGAGAATTGGCCATGCGGGACGGGCGGAACAAGGTCGTAGCGGAATACCGCGCTCCAAACCCCCTGCCCGGGTGACGCACCGTCCGTCTGTTGTAGAAAACAGGACCCTACGGGCCGACCATAGGACTGCCGGACGAACGTATGGCCGGATGCGCACCGGCTCCCTCGCGGCACCGCTCCGGCGGTCCCGCGCGGTCGGCGGGCCGGCCTGTGCTGCCCGGCGCGGGGCCTGCCCGGCGCGGGGCTGCGGTCCTTTCCGCCGCCTTCAGCGCCGGACCGCGTTGCTCTCACCCCGCCGTGTCCTCCGCCTGCCGCGTTCCCGACTCGGTCCGCCCCGCCCCGGGTAGGCGTTCCGGATGTCCCCGTCCCCCCCACCGCAGCGCCGAGGAGAAGCCGTGAGTGCACGCGAACGTGAGCCGGTGAGGCCGGGCCCACCGCTGCCCCGCCGGTCGCTGTGGGTGGCCGCGCTGATCGGCGCGGCACTCATGGCCGCCGCCGACGAGATCGTCTTCCACCAGCTCCTGGCCTGGCACCACTTCTACGACCGCTCCACCCCCGCTGTCGGGCTGTTCGCCGACGGACTGCTGCACACCGCCGAAGTCCTGGGACTGGTGGCCGGTTTCGTGCTCTTCTCCGACCTCCGGCGGCGCGGTGCCCTGTCGCC from the Streptomyces xinghaiensis S187 genome contains:
- a CDS encoding DUF2243 domain-containing protein, with translation MSAREREPVRPGPPLPRRSLWVAALIGAALMAAADEIVFHQLLAWHHFYDRSTPAVGLFADGLLHTAEVLGLVAGFVLFSDLRRRGALSPGHARAGLLLGLGGFQLFDGVVDHKVLRTHQVRYGVELLPYDLAWNGFAVVLLAAGAVLAVRADRASRRSAAAR